In Astyanax mexicanus isolate ESR-SI-001 chromosome 5, AstMex3_surface, whole genome shotgun sequence, a single window of DNA contains:
- the zp2l2 gene encoding zona pellucida glycoprotein 2, like 2, which produces MLNVVIITLFSSFVAFCRAQEQKDPWQMARGNSLPSFPQQLRQDTIQPGGYPLLQSSPNSVYYQPPAQQQLPDRGDPQRCAVEDSSRVECGEPGISPADCEALECCYDTRQYIRAPDGPLCYYGKTVTVQCTKDGQFVVVVARDTTVPRISLDNIRLLEAGGELCTAIDSNIDFAIYQFPVTTCGTRAKVDGDYVVYENMMASSYEVGFGQHGAITRDSSFELTFQCRYLATAVEALRVDVNTVPAPAPVFQQGPLRVALRLANGICVTKGCSDVDIYSSYYTEADYPVTKALREPVYVEVRMLERTDPSIALVLSHCWATSTPNPLSLTQWDLLVNGCPYEDDRYQTTVIPVGPSSGLQYPTHYKRFVVEMFAFVDQTSLIPQQEQIFIHCTTAVCQVSALDTCEPSCGRTKRAVSTTQDLEKVLVSSEEVILLSDLPVSAKSRGDSNEGSWDSSFGLVGVAALAVLSICGLLTAALCWRRRLKPRPLQTTRL; this is translated from the exons ATGTTGAATGTTGTTATAATAACATTATTTAGCTCGTTTGTTGCTTTCTGTAGAGCTCAGGAGCAGAAGGACCCGTGGCAGATGGCCAGAGGTAACAGTTTACCCAGTTTTCCACAGCAGCTCCGACAGGACACGATACAGCCCGGCGGCTACCCGCTCCTCCAGTCCTCCCCGAACAGCGTGTATTATCAGCCCCCAGCCCAGCAGCAGCTCCCAGACCGCGGGGACCCGCAGCGCTGTGCGGTGGAGGACTCCTCACGGGTGGAGTGCGGGGAGCCCGGGATCAGCCCGGCTGACTGCGAGGCCCTGGAGTGCTGTTACGATACTCGACAGTATATTCGAGCTCCTGATGGACCCCTGTGCTACTATGGAAAAACGG TCACTGTACAGTGCACCAAAGACGGGCAGTTTGTGGTGGTTGTGGCCAGAGACACCACCGTACCTCGGATCAGCCTGGACAACATCAGACTGCTGGAGGCCGGTGGAGAACTTTGCACTGCCATCGACAGTAATATTGACTTCGCCATCTACCAGTTTCCAGTGACGACCTGTGGGACAAGGGCGAAG GTTGATGGTGATTATGTTGTTTATGAGAACATGATGGCGTCCTCATATGAAGTTGGATTCGGTCAACATGGTGCCATCACAAGGGACAGCTCGTTTGA GCTAACTTTCCAGTGTAGATATCTGGCTACAGCAGTGGAGGCTTTAAGGGTGGATGTGAACACTGTTCCTGCACCAGCTCCAGTGTTTCAGCAGGGTCCCCTACGAGTGGCCCTCAGGCTTGCTAATGGCATCTGTGTCACTAAAGGATGCTCTGATG TGGACATATACAGCTCCTACTACACTGAGGCAGATTACCCTGTCACCAAGGCACTGAGGGAACCAGTGTATGTGGAGGTGCGCATGCTGGAGAGAACAGACCCGAGCATCGCCCTGGTGCTGAGCCACTGCTGGGCCACTTCCACCCCAAATCCATTAAGCCTGACTCAGTGGGACCTGCTGGTTAATGG GTGCCCGTATGAAGATGACCGTTATCAGACCACTGTGATTCCAGTTGGCCCCTCTTCTGGCCTGCAGTACCCAACCCACTACAAGCGCTTTGTTGTGGAGATGTTTGCCTTCGTGGACCAAACATCCCTCATTCCACAACAGGAACag ATCTTCATCCACTGTACCACAGCAGTGTGTCAAGTCTCTGCTCTGGACACCTGTGAACCAAGTTGTGGCAGAACAA AGAGAGCAGTTTCAACAACACAAGATCTAGAGAAGGTCCTAGTGTCCAGTGAGGAGGTCATCCTCCTTTCTGACCTGCCAGTTTCAGCTAAAAGCCGAGGGGACAGTAATGAAG GGTCTTGGGATTCAAGCTTTGGTCTGGTTGGAGTAGCTGCACTGGCTGTGTTGAGCATCTGTGGACTGCTTactgctgctctctgctggagaCGGCGGTTAAAACCTCGTCCTCTTCAGACAACAAGACTATGA